A genomic stretch from Sphingobacterium sp. ML3W includes:
- a CDS encoding RagB/SusD family nutrient uptake outer membrane protein: protein MKRINYIALASLVFLGVSCKKDYLDRTSGSAITKEVFFNTPEDLATYTNGLYKQMRAEYTDLYSDNIALSNNDQNAEVRTLLAGTLSPATVKGWDKDAWAPLRDVNYMLNNVGKVSGDPAVINHYIGIARLFRANFYYKMVKKYGDVPWYSQVLGTSSEDLYKAKDPRTAVVDSLMKDLEFAAANVLPARTDNSYITKWSALTLLSRIALHEGTFRKYHPELNLQNTAATFLERAASASQEIINNGGFVISGNNATDYRALFSSNNLSTNKEIIFIQKNSRDLGVANNTHTVLDWQWALSANLANEFLMKDGTPFTSVANYGKKNFSEIFQNRDPRLAETIMPPGFSNNAAGTPYITRPDFGGLLQIKFYPRDPALRGGWELNYTDLPIMRYAEVLLINAEAKAELGKLTQADIDVTVNKIRSRVGMPALNLAVANATPDTYLANQYPAVSGVNKGVLLEIRRERRVELACEGFRFDDLYRWKAGALLAQAPGGMYIPALGGIDVTGDGVADIAILKKGDESPIANLPAAVKEKIVKFYVNEGTFYLENETSGKVMFLDDKAPQRPRSFNEAKYYYFPIPIEQTVLNPKLEQPMGWK from the coding sequence ATGAAACGTATCAATTATATCGCTTTAGCATCGCTGGTATTCCTAGGAGTATCCTGTAAAAAAGACTACCTTGATCGAACTTCCGGCTCTGCTATCACCAAAGAGGTCTTTTTTAATACTCCTGAAGATCTAGCCACATACACAAATGGTCTTTACAAACAAATGCGTGCAGAATATACAGACTTATATTCGGATAATATTGCCTTGAGCAACAACGATCAAAATGCTGAAGTCAGAACACTCCTAGCGGGCACGCTTTCTCCTGCGACCGTCAAGGGTTGGGATAAGGATGCATGGGCACCATTGCGTGATGTCAATTATATGCTAAACAATGTCGGAAAAGTAAGCGGAGATCCTGCTGTCATTAACCATTATATAGGAATCGCTCGTTTATTCCGTGCAAACTTCTACTATAAGATGGTAAAAAAATATGGCGACGTGCCCTGGTACTCTCAAGTATTGGGAACCTCCTCCGAAGATCTATATAAAGCAAAAGACCCACGTACTGCGGTGGTCGACTCCCTTATGAAAGATCTAGAATTTGCAGCAGCAAATGTACTGCCGGCAAGGACAGACAATTCTTATATAACAAAATGGAGCGCATTGACCCTATTGTCACGAATCGCACTCCACGAGGGAACTTTCCGTAAATACCACCCAGAATTAAATCTACAAAACACAGCAGCGACATTTTTGGAAAGAGCTGCATCTGCCTCACAGGAAATCATAAATAACGGTGGATTTGTAATTTCAGGAAATAACGCAACGGACTATCGCGCGCTCTTTTCTAGCAATAACTTATCGACCAATAAAGAGATCATCTTTATCCAAAAAAATAGTCGCGATCTTGGCGTTGCAAATAATACACATACAGTGTTAGATTGGCAATGGGCGCTAAGTGCTAACTTGGCCAACGAGTTCCTAATGAAAGATGGTACCCCATTTACTTCAGTGGCAAATTATGGTAAGAAAAATTTCTCAGAGATTTTCCAGAATCGCGACCCACGTCTTGCAGAGACAATAATGCCGCCAGGATTTAGTAATAATGCCGCAGGCACGCCTTATATCACTCGTCCTGACTTTGGGGGATTGCTTCAAATTAAGTTCTACCCTCGCGATCCTGCACTGCGTGGTGGCTGGGAACTCAATTATACCGATTTGCCTATCATGCGTTACGCGGAGGTCCTATTAATTAATGCCGAAGCAAAAGCTGAATTAGGAAAATTGACCCAAGCTGATATTGATGTTACTGTAAATAAGATTCGCAGTCGTGTAGGTATGCCTGCTTTAAATCTTGCCGTTGCCAATGCGACACCAGATACATATCTCGCAAACCAATACCCTGCAGTCTCTGGTGTCAATAAAGGCGTACTTTTAGAAATTCGTCGAGAACGTCGTGTTGAACTCGCCTGTGAAGGATTCCGTTTTGATGATCTTTATCGTTGGAAAGCCGGAGCTTTACTTGCACAGGCTCCGGGGGGAATGTATATTCCTGCCCTAGGTGGAATAGATGTAACCGGCGATGGGGTCGCTGATATCGCCATCCTTAAAAAAGGGGATGAATCGCCAATAGCAAACCTTCCTGCGGCTGTAAAGGAGAAAATTGTAAAATTTTATGTGAATGAAGGAACATTCTATCTTGAAAACGAAACCTCAGGGAAGGTAATGTTTTTGGATGATAAAGCACCACAACGCCCAAGAAGCTTCAATGAAGCGAAATACTATTACTTTCCGATACCCATCGAACAAACTGTATTGAACCCAAAATTAGAACAGCCAATGGGCTGGAAATAA